In Aspergillus oryzae RIB40 DNA, chromosome 6, one genomic interval encodes:
- a CDS encoding uncharacterized protein (predicted protein): protein MPPKLRGSLSKGLPRAGEKAAAYYCPSCATRRRTLSTRRNGIVSPRLEAKRLSLFSSRPITTSSVIHARHVPPRLRELYEALNKIQGVATEQVNISRLQLALRGLESETPIIRVAVLGLNDATAARKLVRLLLADPLNTRESWEDALDAYDSDPTQGLLIRYGEVSESIPNNLLPTISVPSPILKKGNLEILVSTLGAETELSDAHFTADTFLVPTVTIPTSHSGRHNAVRYPVHRTVVCGRGVDGLVAYNGLVSRADLKKETSSVYGAVDLPVTAPQKSNDRIAFVDIDRADEALEKFRESVQNASLYERGWNGSGVQAVQDWLSSLPTEGALDPSLKSLITSLIDAAEAGVAADENRLSQDQKAATISDDVRENLDRSVTEWAERGHIELRSSLEEGFATKKWKGLAWWKLFWHVDDVGMITSEILEKNYLPRAEKEVIWTAGRFHQAGLGMQLKDAPQPAQQLLNDSTNGESESDELWPTQITTSRNRLLETTVPSLQAMAQRLVLFSMSTTTLTSALSALTYVSIPTASVYETGTIVAVGLIYALRRQQKKWESARTFFEDEVREEGRTALIKTEEHLHAVVQEGGPRNEDVAETEARKAIDRARKALEQVD, encoded by the exons ATGCCTCCTAAACTGCGCGGCTCGCTCTCTAAGGGCTTGCCGCGTGCTGGGGAGAAAGCTGCAGCATATTACTGCCCGTCCTGCGCAACACGGAGACGGACCCTGTCCACGCGTCGGAACGGCATCGTTTCTCCCCGGCTAGAAGCTAAacgtctctctcttttctcctctcgTCCCATCACTACATCGTCTGTGATTCACGCCCGACATGTGCCACCGCGCTTGAGGGAGCTATATGAGGCGCTGAATAAGATTCAAGGTGTGGCCACGGAGCAGGTGAATATCAGCCGATTGCAGCTTGCTTTGCGCGGATTGGAGAGTGAAACACCCATAATCCGTGTTGCTG TTCTCGGTCTTAACGATGCGACTGCCGCGCGGAAGCTTGTGCGCTTGTTACTCGCCGATCCATTAAATACAAGGGAGAGCTGGGAGGATGCACTGGATGCCTACGACTCTGATCCTACACAGGGCTTGCTGATTCG ATACGGCGAAGTATCAGAGTCCATTCCGAACAACCTTCTCCCTACTATCTCCGTGCCCTCCCCTATCCTTAAGAAAGGCAACCTTGAAATCCTAGTGTCTACCTTAGGTGCTGAGACAGAGTTATCGGATGCGCATTTCACGGCAGATACATTCCTCGTCCCCACAGTGACGATTCCGACTTCACATTCCGGCCGACATAATGCCGTACGATACCCAGTCCACAGAACTGTTGTGTGCGGTCGTGGAGTGGACGGATTGGTTGCGTATAACGGTTTAGTCTCTCGGGCAGACctaaagaaggaaacaagCTCAGTTTATGGGGCTGTCGATTTGCCAGTTACCGCCCCACAGAAAAGCAATGACCGAATCGCATTCGTAGACATCGATCGAGCGGACGAAGCCCTCGAGAAGTTCCGCGAATCCGTGCAAAACGCCTCTCTCTATGAACGTGGTTGGAATGGAAGTGGTGTACAGGCTGTTCAAGATTGGTTGTCGTCGTTGCCAACGGAAGGGGCTCTCGACCCCTCCCTCAAGTCTCTTATTACGTCTCTGATTGACGCCGCAGAGGCTGGAGTTGCTGCCGACGAGAACAGATTATCGCAGGATCAAAAGGCAGCCACAATTTCAGACGATGTCCGGGAGAACCTAGACCGTTCAGTGACCGAGTGGGCGGAGAGGGGACATATAGAACTGCGCAGCTCACTCGAAGAAGGATTCGCGACAAAGAAATGGAAGGGTCTTGCCTGGTGGAAGCTGTTCTGGCATGTGGACGACGTAGGCATGATCACGTCAGAGATTTTGGAAAAGAACTATCTGCCGCGTGCAGAGAAAGAGGTGATCTGGACTGCGGGGAGATTCCACCAGGCCGGTCTTGGGATGCAACTAAAGGACGCCCCTCAACCAGCGCAACAGCTTCTCAACGACTCCACGAATGGTGAATCAGAATCCGATGAGCTCTGGCCGACTCAGATAACCACGAGTCGCAACCGGCTACTTGAGACGACGGTGCCCTCCCTGCAGGCAATGGCGCAGAGGCTAGTCCTTTTCAGCATGTCAACCACTACCTTGACATCCGCTCTGTCGGCACTGACATATGTTTCCATTCCGACAGCGTCGGTGTACGAGACCGGCACAATTGTTGCAGTTGGATTGATCTACGCCCTACGACGGCAACAAAAGAAGTGGGAATCTGCCCGCACTTTCTTTGAAGACGAAGTCCGGGAGGAGGGCCGGACGGCATTGATTAAGACGGAGGAGCACCTGCACGCCGTCGTGCAAGAAGGTGGACCACGAAACGAGGATGTCGCCGAAACTGAGGCCAGGAAGGCGATCGATCGGGCAAGAAAAGCCCTGGAGCAGGTGGACTGA
- a CDS encoding alpha/beta hydrolase (predicted protein), which produces MPTKTPTQADFPPHLNISITAPNTTTTSTRPPPNILLLLHGIGDTSATFSTFGRALNLPETTVLTLQAPTPLPFDLPGFHWGDDISFDSATGALDMDAGFARATRTIVNEVIRGVLLQKCGYKLREIMILGFGQGGMVGLVCARELGIQPKVQDVGDSGANDGAGIGGDMALSGVISIGAPYPISGSVVGEKNRTPVLLVAGRDSEVVSDGAVRRTKGVFEFVEVARYARRGDGMPKSREEMLPVMRFLARRLRSWQGVPEGSVEIA; this is translated from the coding sequence atgcccACGAAAACACCCACCCAAGCCGACTTCCCACCACACCTAAACATCTCAATCACCGCCCCAAACACCACCACAACAAGCACACGCCCACCGCccaacatcctcctcctcctgcaCGGCATCGGCGACACCAGCGCCACATTCAGCACCTTCGGCCGcgccctcaacctccccgAAACAACCgtcctcaccctccaagcACCAACACCCCTCCCATTCGACCTCCCCGGATTCCACTGGGGCGATGACATCTCCTTCGATTCCGCCACGGGGGCGCTGGACATGGATGCCGGGTTTGCGCGCGCAACGCGCACGATAGTCAACGAGGTGATTCGCGGGGTTCTCCTTCAGAAATGCGGGTATAAGTTGCGGGAGATTATGATTCTTGGGTTCGGGCAGGGGGGTATGGTAGGGCTTGTTTGTGCAAGAGAATTGGGGATACAGCCTAAGGTTCAGGATGTGGGTGATTCTGGTGCGAATGATGGTGCTGGGATTGGGGGAGATATGGCATTGTCAGGGGTTATTTCTATTGGGGCGCCGTATCCGATTTCGGGGAGTGTGGTGGGTGAGAAGAATCGGACGCCGGTGTTGCTGGTTGCTGGACGCGATTCGGAGGTCGTGAGTGATGGGGCGGTTAGGAGGACGAAGGGGGTTTTTGAATTTGTGGAGGTCGCGAGGTATGCTAGGAGGGGAGATGGGATGCCCAAGTCTAGGGAGGAGATGCTGCCTGTTATGAGGTTTTTGGCGCGCAGGTTGAGGAGTTGGCAAGGGGTTCCCGAGGGAAGTGTGGAGATTGCTTAG
- a CDS encoding uncharacterized protein (predicted protein), whose amino-acid sequence MAPSSSTPNNMNTEDTPNIPCLTVTDLKDSSSFPNLWYRIHVLVADLKSFDKPASNKRLERIVDPSFIGEPYFTPKEADTIKKTMIDGKEFTQFVKEELDKRLDRRSKKRSESGDFRICAAHDLAPIMAQALDIDLKRLEKDKNFANLVEEKGLHLGGESWSGLEKKLFSPKKRKH is encoded by the coding sequence ATGgcaccatcgtcatccacaCCGAACAATATGAATACCGAAGATACCCCCAACATCCCATGTCTCACCGTGACAGATCTCAAAGactcctcctcttttcccaACCTCTGGTATCGAATACACGTTTTAGTTGCCGACCTCAAGAGCTTTGACAAACCAGCTTCTAATAAACGGCTCGAAAGGATCGTTGATCCATCTTTCATCGGCGAACCGTACTTCACCCCGAAAGAAGCAGATACAATAAAGAAGACCATGATCGACGGCAAGGAATTCACACAGTTCGTTAAAGAGGAACTTGATAAGCGTCTCGATCGACGTAGCAAGAAACGTTCCGAAAGCGGTGACTTTCGTATCTGTGCTGCCCATGATCTTGCTCCTATAATGGCACAAGCATTGGATATCGACTTGAAGCGGTTAGAGAAGGACAAAAATTTTGCAAACCTGGTTGAGGAAAAGGGACTTCACCTGGGAGGGGAAAGCTGGAGtgggttggagaagaagttaTTCTctcccaagaaaagaaaacattga
- a CDS encoding uncharacterized protein (predicted protein), with the protein MSETQVVNLIPSLRQAGLFPSSAPLIPEDFTPTTELQVAFGEKSVSLGNLFRVSDCKSAPKITFAAETQMHRPQMTPNSPTGGIGSFPDCNRREHLRLFRR; encoded by the exons ATGTCAGAAACTCAAGTGGTGAACTTGATCCCGTCCCTGCGCCAAGCAGGGCTGTTTCCCAGCTCCGCACCCCTCATCCCCGAAGACTTTACCCCAACAACAGAGCTTCAGGTAGCATTCGGTGAGAAATCAGTTTCTCTGGGAAATCTATTCAGAGTCAGTGATTGTAAATCAGCTCCGAAAATCACTTTTGCAGCCGAG ACCCAGATGCACCGACCCCAGATGACCCCAAATTCGCCTACTGGCGGCATTGGGTCGTTTCCGGATTGCAACCGTCGGGAGCACCTGAGACTGTTCAGACGTTAA
- a CDS encoding uncharacterized protein (predicted protein), with protein sequence MQDPDLPGPRFHTTIFVKTGPNGNGTIHEVTGDITSSEGMYYTRTPSEAPELSPEFHTSQKLGVTQACNHPGDWKRVLDGVPTPPQQKAFNVKTMKTEPFKTKDPLTFYEPGEPRRQLMKCTEWTMERAIPALKANGLIIEG encoded by the coding sequence ATGCAAGATCCTGACCTCCCTGGACCAAGGTTTCATACTACCATTTTCGTGAAAACGGGGCCGAACGGTAACGGTACAATTCACGAAGTCACTGGCGATATCACCTCATCGGAGGGGATGTACTATACTCGAACTCCAAGTGAAGCCCCAGAGCTTTCCCCGGAGTTTCATACAAGCCAGAAGTTGGGCGTCACCCAAGCATGCAATCATCCTGGTGACTGGAAACGGGTTTTAGATGGTGTACCAACGCCGCCTCAGCAGAAAGCATTTAATgtgaagacaatgaagacGGAGCCGTTTAAGACGAAAGATCCATTGACTTTCTATGAGCCTGGTGAGCCTAGACGGCAATTGATGAAGTGTACTGAGTGGACGATGGAGAGGGCAATTCCTGCTCTAAAGGCGAATGGACTTATCATCGAGGGGTAG
- a CDS encoding uncharacterized protein (predicted protein) has product MSLRPPAAIRRPSSNVDGISHELSRVSSDIGRNEQLDSHGQVLLSNEWDKKEGWPVVAAGSATFFVYLGLVYSYGIVQLHLADAHLASASTLSFIGSLGAAMSPLMGMIVARIIKRIGYRFTAFIGSIFLGLGEFTAGWSTQSVPAMFATQGLLFGIGAAMLFLPAATVPSLWFKKKRGLATGLVYGGAGLGSAVIAISLEELISVTGLEGALKILGGMAWGICIPASYFLKAPSGSARAVSSIQWRLLRSLRFILMLLMGAIATFPLFVPPFLLPLYISSIGFSSRVAASILAAWNFASALGRIGMGFGADIFLGPVNSMILSLTVIGVSAMALWPFASSLGLLIFFAIINGMGSGGFFSLMPVVVGAVFGDGQLANIMSMLSTSWTFGYFLGSPIAGYLLDAYGGTDAGLAAFRPAIFYAGSLTLASAGLLFWRRNVNRAYQVENGHY; this is encoded by the exons ATGAGCCTACGACCGCCTGCCGCCATACGCCGTCCTTCCAGCAACGTGGATGGTATTTCCCACGAGTTGTCACGGGTCAGCAGCGACATTGGACGTAATGAACAGCTAGATTCCCACGGCCAGGTTTTACTGAGCAACGAATGGgacaaaaaggaaggctGGCCTGTTGTTGCAGCCGGATCAGCCACATTCTTTGTGTATCTTGGTTTGGTATACTCCTATGGCATTGTGCAACTTCATCTTGCCGATGCGCATCTCGCTAGCGCCTCGACCTTGTCGTTCATCGGATCCCTGGGGGCAGCCATGTCTCCTCTCATGGGAATGATAGTAGCTCGGATTATCAAGCGCATCGGCTACAGATTCACTGCCTTCATTGGGAGCATATTTCTGGGTCTTGGAGAGTTCACTGCGGGCTGGTCAACGCAATCAGTTCCTGCCATGTTTGCCACACAGGGACTTCTATTTGGCATTGGAGCTGCGATGCTCTTCTTG CCGGCGGCAACAGTGCCGTCCCTATGgttcaaaaagaaacgaggACTAGCAACTGGTCTTGTCTATGGCGGTGCTGGGCTAGGTTCTGCTGTGATTGCGATTTCACTAGAAGAGCTGATTAGCGTGACTGGGCTAGAGGGAGCTTTGAAAATACTCGGAGGCATGGCATGGGGTATTTGCATCCCAGCATCCTACTTCCTCAAAGCGCCCTCAGGAAGCGCGCGTGCCGTGTCGAGCATACAATG GCGTCTCCTCCGTAGTCTAAGGTTCATTCTCATGTTACTCATGGGTGCCATCGCAaccttccctctctttgTCCCTCCGTTCCTCCTGCCACTTTACATCTCATCGATCGGTTTCTCCAGCCGAGTGGCTGCATCTATACTCGCAGCATGGAACTTTGCCTCTGCCCTCGGTCGTATCGGAATGGGCTTTGGGGCtgatatcttcctcggccCGGTCAATAGCATGATCCTCTCGCTCACTGTTATCGGCGTGAGTGCAATGGCCCTCTGGCCGTTCGCATCCTCTCTCGGACTTCTTATTTTCTTCGCGATTATCAATGGAATGGGCTCTGGTGGTTTCTTCAGTCTCATGCCCGTCGTCGTAGGCGCGGTGTTTGGGGATGGGCAGCTCGCGAATATTATGTCCATGTTGTCGACATCCTGGACTTTTGGGTATTTTCTG GGGTCGCCTATCGCTGGATACCTGCTAGATGCTTACGGCGGCACAGACGCCGGCCTTGCTGCGTTTCGGCCCGCAATCTTTTATGCTGGATCGCTGACCCTGGCGAGCGCGGGCCTGCTTTT ctggagaaggaatgTCAACCGTGCATATCAGGTTGAAAACGGCCATTACTGA
- a CDS encoding MFS transporter (synaptic vesicle transporter SVOP and related transporters (major facilitator superfamily)) translates to MQLAPLAFDVLCGCCIVVHSHGCRDITTYICQLNETPYPLLPVFRLERINYRRQTGNTGDMNSVEEQPKPASADAMFPTGDHLVLDVKENPKTWPTTKKWVCTTIVVMMTATVAWCSSIYTAALPDIMQDLGCSQIVATLGVTTFLLGFGFGSLLFAPLSEIWGRTQIFRLTMGLFVAFQIGCALAPNITSLIIFRFFAGFFGSPTVSNSGGSITDLWPQSNRSVPMACFSAASFLGPVFAPVVGGFISQYAPWRWNFWVVLILSGVVYVAVLFFLPETYPTKLLYDKARRLGRENEIGQPQVCQQLRSSLTRPWLMLFTEPILFLLSLYMAFIYGILYLDFTAYPIVYKETRDWSPGMAGLSFLGIGVGMTLATIGSPYINVIHRHFVLRLGPNPEARLPHLIILAWLIPISLFWFGWSAKPPTHWICGIIAGAPFGFAIIPLFLGIMAYLTDCYGPYGASALAANGVLRSIFGAVFPLFAQDMYKGLGVSWATSVLGFVSLAMTPLPWMFYRYGPRIRARSKYHQKTAADPWD, encoded by the exons ATGCAGCTGGCCCCACTGGCCTTCGATGTACTATGCGGATGTTGCATAGTGGTTCACAGCCATGGATGTCGTGATATCACCACTTATATTTGTCAGCTCAATGAAACGCCGTACCCACTACTCCCGGTCTTTCGGCTCGAAAGAATAAATTATAGA AGGCAAACGGGGAATACGGGAGACATGAATTCAGTTGAAGAGCAACCAAAACCTGCATCTGCTGATGCAATGTTTCCCACGGGAGACCACCTTGTGTTGGATGTGAAAGAAAACCCGAAGACATGGCCCACAACTAAGAAGT GGGTCTGCACCACCAttgtggtgatgatgacggcgACCGTGGCCTGGTGCTCCAGCATCTACACCGCTGCCCTTCCGGATATTATGCAAGACTTGGGATGCTCGCAGATTGTGGCGACCCTTGGAGTGACGACTTTTCTCTTgggctttggctttggatCTCTATTGTTTGCGCCGCTCTCTGAGATCTG GGGCCGAACTCAAATCTTTCGCTTGACAATGGGCCTGTTTGTAGCCTTTCAGATCGGCTGTGCATTAGCGCCCAACATCACctctctcatcatcttccgcttcttcgcCGGCTTCTTCGGTTCTCCCACCGTCAGCAACTCGGGTGGCTCCATCACTGACCTCTGGCCCCAGAGCAATCGCTCCGTGCCTATGGCCTGCTTCTCTGCAGCCAGCTTCTTAGGCCCTGTCTTTGCCCCAGTGGTGGGTGGATTCATCTCGCAGTACGCGCCCTGGCGCTGGAACTTTTGGGTGGTACTCATCCTCAGCGGTGTAGTCTACGTTGctgtcttgttcttcctgcCCGAAACGTATCCAACCAAGCTTCTTTATGACAAGGCCCGGCGTCTGGGCCGTGAGAATGAGATTGGACAGCCCCAAGTCTGCCAGCAGCTGCGCAGCAGTCTGACTCGCCCGTGGCTCATGCTCTTTACGGAGCCCATTCTCTTCCTGCTTTCTCTGTACATGGCCTTCATCTATGGTATCCTCTACCTAGACTTTACCGCTTACCCGATCGTCTATAAGGAGACGCGAGACTGGAGTCCCGGGATGGCCGGCCTCTCATTTCTCGGGATCGGCGTCGGCATGACCTTAGCAACCATAGGCTCTCCTTACATCAACGTAATCCACCGTCACTTTGTGCTTCGTCTCGGACCCAATCCAGAGGCTCGCCTGCCCCATCTGATTATCCTCGCCTGGCTTATCCCCATCAGTCTGTTCTGGTTCGGCTGGTCCGCCAAACCTCCGACCCACTGGATCTGCGGGATCATCGCCGGCGCCCCATTTGGGTTCGCGATCatccctctcttcttgggCATCATGGCTTACCTGACAGACTGTTATGGACCCTACGGCGCTAGTGCTCTGGCTGCGAATGGTGTCTTGCGATCCATCTTTGGTGCTGTGTTCCCACTTTTCGCCCAAGACATGTACAAGGGCCTGGGGGTCTCATGGGCTACCAGTGTCCTGGGTTTCGTCTCCCTCGCGATGACACCACTGCCGTGGATGTTCTATCGGTACGGACCACGCATTCGCGCCCGGAGCAAATATCACCAGAAGACAGCCGCAGACCCATGGGATTAG